The proteins below come from a single Miscanthus floridulus cultivar M001 chromosome 1, ASM1932011v1, whole genome shotgun sequence genomic window:
- the LOC136553024 gene encoding uncharacterized protein, with translation MPSPPLPLLHLSAAGTLCWEAAQAQGTQRRPPCSLGSLLLSLAAMATAVAGAPDPVSPRPDQRGASSGGGQRIRRPPSHRQRRRRSGRSTRRRFGRSSTECAPTMWTPPTREPKRSFSNCRRLYPFLEMQRALVGEAADNLQEYFRTMYKEVWFG, from the exons ATGCCATCGCCCCCTCtccccctcctccacctcagcgcTGCTGGAACGCTCTGCTGGGAGGCTGCGCAGGCGCAAGGAACGCAGCGGCGGCCTCCCTGCAGCCTCGGGTCACTGCTGCTATCcttggcggcaatggcgacggcggtggccggGGCGCCGGATCCGGTGTCTCCAAGGCCGGATCAGCGCGGTGCTTCGTCGGGCGGGGGGCAACGCATCCGGCGTCCCCCATCtcaccggcagcggcggcggcggagtggCCGTTCGACGCGGCGGCGCTTCGGGCGCTCGTCGACCGAGTGCGCACCGACGATGTGGACGCCGCCCACGAG GGAGCCAAAGAGAAGTTTCAGCAACTGCAGAAGGTTATATCCATTCTTGGAGATGCAGAGA GCACTGGTCGGAGAAGCTGCAGACAATCTTCAGGAGTACTTCAGAACAATGTACAAGGAG GTCTGGTTTGGATGA
- the LOC136553000 gene encoding uncharacterized protein, with protein sequence MSGHRAQNPQRGGQNPRPGRGGPYHGASALSASHFRPSRPPPPNAAALGQFEAASHQYAPAPASNQYPYAPQFGPPGLPPFAQSQTPPIAELVNPTLQFIPPGPPGPHQEEPYDTRNYPLVNSQQPLPLQQSPSPPPRPSSPPTPAVPSSPPPLPSPMPLHPSSPGKRHLEDEHHPVPKRIRMVTLKVKYMSVLDFFDEYQVTEPYKFKVGSSFGDIPQADHTKTTHIGATVLDGYVEFFFKLHAENKSFGGNFDVSDMLVSVEDPLHVTINKHANMKASKLNIHKDLMKLLNSLVKTRYGEAGNRSAYVDDFISRVEDLSIESDVEEEAREIQLWVIRHHPLLIEPAKRRLLLEDFYKFYKALDRTAAEQLIKKINKFCHPRWHVFTATKDKFISAIYLKNHQRDYVADPDLHEENPHYYSFTGEDGYLAAFLRNFIVHGPKEASACEIELEELELIVAHYFGKLLPTFLEEMSSATDKHEMLKEILTVYAERRSVSRRASGLRMED encoded by the exons ATGAGCGGGCACAGGGCGCAAAACCCTCAACGCGGGGGGCAAAACCCTCGACCTGGGCGCGGGGGGCCGTACCACGGCGCGTCGGCACTCTCCGCTTCTCACTTCCGACCATCTCGCCCCCCGCCTCCCAATGCCGCCGCGTTAGGGCAGTTCGAAGCCGCCTCCCATCAGTACGCTCCGGCGCCCGCCTCCAACCAGTACCCTTACGCGCCGCAGTTCGGACCACCAGGGCTGCCGCCGTTTGCACAGTCCCAGACGCCTCCCATTGCTGAGTTGGTCAACCCCACCCTTCAGTTCATACCACCAGGGCCACCAGGGCCGCACCAGGAGGAGCCGTATGATACACGGAATTACCCTTTGGTGAATTCGCAACAGCCGCTGCCACTGCAACAATCGCCATCACCACCGCCAAGACCATCTTCACCACCGACACCAGCAGTGCCTTCATCTCCACCACCATTGCCATCACCAATGCCGTTGCATCCTTCATCTCCAGGTAAGCGGCATTTGGAAGACGAGCATCATCCAGTTCCTAAAAGGATTAGAATGGTGACGTTAAAGGTGAAATATATGTCAGTGTTAGACTTCTTTGATGAATATCAAGTGACTGAACCATATAAGTTTAAAGTTGGATCTTCATTTGGTGATATCCCACAAGCTGACCATACAAAGACAACACACATTGGGGCTACTGTGTTAGACGGATATGTTGAATTCTTTTTTAAGTTACATGCAGAGAACAAAAGCTTTGGTGGCAATTTCGATGTCAGTGATATGCTTGTGTCAGTAGAAGATCCTTTGCATGTAACAATTAACAAGCATGCTAATATGAAAGCTTCAAAACTGAACATACACAAAGATTTGATGAAGCTACTCAATTCTCTAGTGAAGACCAGATATGGTGAAGCTGGAAATAGGTCTGCATATGTTGATGACTTCATTTCTCGGGTAGAAGATCTATCTATAGAGTCAGATGTTGAAGAAGAAGCACGGGAGATACAACTTTGGGTCATCAGGCATCATCCTTTACTTATCGAGCCTGCTAAAAGAAGACTGCTACTTGAAGACTTCTACAAATTCTATAAAGCGCTGGATCGTACAGCAGCGGAACAacttattaaaaaaataaacaagTTCTGCCATCCTAGGTGGCATGTTTTCACTGCGACTAAAGATAAGTTCATCTCTGCTATATACTTGAAAAATCATCAGAGAGACTATGTTGCAGATCCGGATCTTCACGAGGAAAATCCTCACTATTATTCTTTTACTGGAGAGGATGGCTATCTTGCAGCGTTCCTGCGCAATTTTATTGTTCATGGGCCAAAAGAAGCATCG GCTTGTGAAATTGAACTGGAAGAACTAGAACTAATAGTTGCACATTACTTTGGAAAACTTTTGCCCACTTTTCTTGAGGAAATGTCCAGCGCCACAGACAAGCATGAAAT GCTCAAGGAGATACTTACTGTGTATGCTGAGCGGAGATCTGTCTCGCGTAGAGCTTCGGGGTTAAGGATGGAGGACTGA